Part of the Girardinichthys multiradiatus isolate DD_20200921_A chromosome 14, DD_fGirMul_XY1, whole genome shotgun sequence genome is shown below.
ttaaaatggtaaattttATGTTTGAACTCTGCTTGTTTTTAGCCTAAAACTCAGCCAGCTCCTATTTACATTTTGGGGAGGGGGAAAGCCTCAGCTCATTTCTGTAACGGCTTTGTTTGGCTCCGTGCttgcttttgttctgcttgTCGACCAATAACCAGGGTGCTTCAAGAAACCTCGTGGTTACTTAACAGCtcctatgaaaaataatgtgtttcttcACGATGGACTAAGCTCATCGTGTTGCAAACGAACTGAATCACGGCTGTTACAGCGCTTCGCTGTGGGAGAACATGTTCAGCAGTACCGCCGCCAGACTCTCTTCAGATTCTGAATCAGAAggagatgaagcggaagatgatAGCGACTGCATTACTTTGGAGAACATTCCTAGTTTGCAACTGTCTTCAACCCAAGACGAGGATGACGAAGAAAGCTTTGGACTGGCGGCTGAGGAGCTAGAACGTAAGATATCAGAAGCTATTGCTATCACAACATTtgagaaaaacagagacagtGAAATGGAGAAGATACGAAACTTTGACTGATTTGAGTggggtttgtgtttgtatttttaatgtaagcttgaggttgtgttttttttttctttcccctgCGCTGGGTAATCAGTGGTCACAacaagagtttttttttgtctagcaTTGCTACACGAGGTTTTCAACCACTGTATCCCATTCACAATGTGACAATCGATTTGAGTGGGGGGGTTATATTTTTAATCTAagtttgataaaaaataaaaaacaaataactatttttatgttttgtgttagatgtttatttctataaacACACCTATATGCAGAAAAAACGTCGTGTATTGTCATACCAATTTTGTCAACACTCGTCATGTAAATCATAAGCTGaatatttcctttgtttcccTGCTCAGAATTTGTAAAGCCACGTTGACTGACTGACATCATcagacactttgatgagaacGGTGCAAGACCCCGCTTGTGGGAAAAGAGCCAGCGGCCACAGGATCCCGATTTTATCAGCAGTGAGCAACTCTGCAGAGTTTTGGAGTTCATAAAAAACTACACTGAGGATCAGGCCATCATGGTCGACATCCTGGCCACAGGGATTGGCATGTGAAGCTACTGCCAACACATGTGTCAAAGGCCTCAGTGTGGCATCTCTATATAAAGTCTGCTAAGGAGCTTGGTatgtataaaaatacatttttatagaaCAGTGAAATTCTTATAATGACCAGGGATGTAaaacttcatcaaaaatgaataaccctgtgatatttttctttcaggtgaGTGTGCAATTTGCAAATCAAGCTTCAGGGCGCTTTGGACCCAGCTACTCCCACACATAAGAAGCTGTAGGCCCTGAACCGATCTCTGCTGGCAGTGCCAACAGAATAATGACCAGCTTATAAGAAGTGCAAACCTTCCAGAGGAGAGGAAGACTGCAGCAATCAAGAAGCAACAGGATGATCTTCAGCTTGTTCAAAAAGAGAGGGCCGTCTACAACGAGCTGCCTGCTGCCTGCAAAAAGACCTGCAACAACTATCAATGGTCCATCGGCCCCTCCCCACCTTCAAGTAACAAGATCAGGATGCACTACAGCTTTGACTTTGCACAGCAGGTATATTTTCCACATTGCACTTTTTTTCTTATAAAGTATAAACATAAGACTGCTTTTACAATACACAGCTTTTGTTTGATCTAATCCCTGTTTTTTTGTCCTCTGTTTTCATCAGATGCACTTCCCCTCGAACCCACTGCAGCCTGGCCCAATGTACTTCCTGACACCACGGAAATGTGGACTTTTTGGTGTCTCTTGTGAAGGCCTGCAGAAACAGGTGAATTTCCTGATTGATAAAGGCATGTCATCAGGGAAGGGGAGCAATGAAGTCATCAGCTACATGAACCACTTCTTCACTCATTTTGGAGTTGGAGAAACCGATGTGGATCTTCATTATGACAACTGCACtgggcaaaacaaaaacaattttatgcTGTGGTATGGCGCATGGCGGGTCGCACACAAGCTTCACTTCACACTAAACACCCACTTCCCGATTGCTGGCCACACCAAATTTGGCTCGGACTGCGGCTTTGGGCTTATCAAACAAGCATACAAGAGGATCAGGGTCAGCACATTGGCAGACATCGCCAAAGTAAGTCTACTCCATCTGATAGAAAATCGAAGAAGAAAGTCAGTCATATGCATGAAAACTAACATGCTTATTTCTATTATGGTCCTGGTGTGTACAGGTAGTGAAAACAGCTCTCCTGAAAGTCACCTCAACATCCCACAGCTGGTCGGACTGGAAGATGTTAGTCAACACGTTTGACTGGCAGGCACACCTGAGTCCCTACTTCCGAAAGCTCCCACAGATCAAGAGTTATCAGTACTTCAGGTATCTATTATGCAGACTTCTACAATCTGTATTTGTCAATTACAAAGagacatgcaatattttaattgtcttttgtgtgcttttattaaCAGCTTTCATACCAACAGACCTGGTGTGGTCATAGCTAGGACTCACAGCGACGCAGAGCCTGTTAGCTTTCAGCGCTGTGTGACCCGGAAGTTCTACCCCCTGTCGTCTGTGTTCCTGCCTTGCCTGCACCTGGACTGGCCACGGACAGACAGACTTATCTTTATTCAAAGATTAGGCCTTTCTGTTCCGATGAAGCGAAGGACATTACATGACCAGCACCACAAACACAGAGTAGCACACAGAGGAGGATGATGCGGTGACACTGTGACATTGGCGTTTTGGCAATGTGTAATGTGTatagagttgtaaataaaaatcacatttgtgaCATAGTCAAAGTCAAATTATTGCCCATTTCTCTTCCTGGGTCCATTAAAGTCAAgaggtttgcagacataaaATTTGATGGGTACAGTGTAAGTAACTGCAGCACCAGCCTCTTCTAGATTAACATGTATTCAAAAGGTGTAAGCCATTAGCCCATTGCTCTATTCATACCtgcacacaaaaaatgaagactgataaacaatatttctgcatGCTACAATAATCCTTGGACATTTCAAATTACATATTAAGAATAACACATCCATATTACCTTGATATTTTGCTAATTGCTGTGAGATAGGATTTCAAACTCGGCCTGaggcagaacatttaatagattAGAACTTTATGTGAGACTTATCTAAAAACGAGGAAACCAAACCAATCACCAGGATGGAGACATTAGGTTGCAGTCATGATGCAATTTGCAGACGTCAATAATAaattttaatgcagtgctgtaaattatctttacatagaaaaatactACTATAAGTTCAGTGACAAGTCTGTTGCAGTCAGTTGGAGCTTCTGTTGACAAACAGTTGGGGGAGGTGGGCTATTCAAAGTTATTCAAATTAGCAGCTTTCGTCACcactgtaagaattatgattattgattaattaatatcaagaattataatttaaaattataatttgaaaataattaatttcttaaccaaaaatcattacgaatagaaatcagagatgtcctctggtgttgtgatcctgggctcaaagctctttaataattacaattagctattcatcattaataattgataaattattaaccaaaaccacaataTGTCACTGTTTTTTCAACCAcgtcaccgaaggtgggggaacttcgttTTGAcggataaatcactcttgcacgaaataaacacaaacgcttctcttaattatatatatgaagatttactgaagccaaataatcctgatataccattattctggtccaaaaaccttcacctaactaacattattctacacaaagggaaaaaaaatgactacctaataataataataaaaaaaaaatgtatgcgcAATgcgtgtctatgaagatcaaaccagcagttttatggacaaaatgtgtaatttgggttaaatggaaagagaagtcctcctggtgtgctgatgtctcgattgcagcgatcagctggtaaacggtggggccacgcccctttagcctttagcagctgattgccccaaatcttgaacaaagaatcataaaactctgaggcgggaactcaatggaaaaactccagtaataaaactggaacaaaggagtggtcgggcgaggcccagaccacagttgctttgaattaaaaacttttaaaagtgcaacttctaactcctggcggATTTGGGATCAGAACATGAACATGAACACtcacgattcagcagcgcttgcaaagcaaatcaaaacacaccTGAAGAACTGCAGGCAACTGAAAATCTCATTCTCCAGTCTGTTCAAAGGAATGCTTACCCTCAGGCGTACGCTGCTCTCTAAGTCAAGCAAGGTTTCCCTAGTTCAAGTATCATCTTAACTCTAGATCCCTACATGAGTCAAGGCCTCATCAGAGTTAAGGGCTGTCTCACACACGCCTTGCAGGagacagagataaaaaaaaaccctgtcATTCTCTAAAATAATCACCATGTAACTAAGATGCCAGTGAAACACTACCAAACAAAGGTAATGCATTAAGGAATGCAGTTCACAGAGGGTGCCGTTAGGC
Proteins encoded:
- the LOC124881001 gene encoding uncharacterized protein LOC124881001, which produces MHYSFDFAQQMHFPSNPLQPGPMYFLTPRKCGLFGVSCEGLQKQVNFLIDKGMSSGKGSNEVISYMNHFFTHFGVGETDVDLHYDNCTGQNKNNFMLWYGAWRVAHKLHFTLNTHFPIAGHTKFGSDCGFGLIKQAYKRIRVSTLADIAKVVKTALLKVTSTSHSWSDWKMLVNTFDWQAHLSPYFRKLPQIKSYQYFSFHTNRPGVVIARTHSDAEPVSFQRCVTRKFYPLSSVFLPCLHLDWPRTDRLIFIQRLGLSVPMKRRTLHDQHHKHRVAHRGG